Proteins encoded in a region of the Cydia splendana chromosome 19, ilCydSple1.2, whole genome shotgun sequence genome:
- the LOC134799998 gene encoding chromobox protein homolog 1-like — MSEKKKEGSEAEPEEEFSVEKVLDRRVRNGKVEYFLKWKGYSDADNTWEPEENLDCPDLISAFEEARKKKEAEGKTAKVDKDVKKRKSTAATPDLKGAKKSKSDDKKASGFDRGLEPEKIIGATDSSGELMFLMKWQGTDEADLVPAKQANVRCPQVVIQFYEERLTWHTPAPDDANNDD; from the exons ATGTCTGAGAAGAAGAAGGAAGGTAGCGAGGCTGAGCCTGAAGAAGAATTCTCTGTGGAGAAAGTTCTTGACAGAAGGGTTCGGAATGGAAAA GTGGAGTACTTCCTAAAATGGAAGGGATACAGTGACGCGGACAACACATGGGAGCCGGAGGAGAATCTCGATTGTCCAGATCTTATCTCAGCCTTTGAAGAGGCTAGGAAAAAAAAAGAAGCTG AGGGCAAAACTGCAAAGGTGGATAAAGATGTGAAGAAACGCAAGTCCACCGCCGCGACGCCAGATCTCAAAGGTGCTAAAAAGTCCAAGAGTGATGACAAGAAAGCATCTGGCTTTGACCGTGGCCTTGAGCCAGAGAAGATTATTG GAGCAACAGACAGCAGCGGAGAGCTGATGTTCCTCATGAAATGGCAGGGCACAGACGAAGCGGACCTGGTCCCGGCCAAGCAAGCCAACGTGAGGTGCCCCCAGGTCGTCATCCAGTTCTACGAGGAGAGGCTTACCTGGCACACGCCGGCGCCTGATGATGCCAACAACGATGACTAG